The genomic region ACGACTTCCTCGAGGAGGCGGTCGAACTCGACGTCGACGCCGTCTCCGACGGCGAGGACGTCCTCATCGGCGGCATCATGGAACACGTCGAGACCGCCGGGGTCCACTCCGGTGACTCCGCGTGTATGATTCCGCCGCGCTCGCTCGACGAGGAGACACTCGGTCGCGTCCGCGAGGTCACCGAGGACCTCGCCCGCGCGCTCGACACGGTCGGCCTGATGAACGTCCAGCTCGCCGTGAAAGACGGCGAGGTGTACGTACTGGAGGCGAACCCGCGCTCCTCGCGCACCGTCCCGTACGTCTCGAAGGCGACCGGCGTCCCCATCGCCAAGCTCGCCGCGAAGGTCATGGCCGGGAAGTCCATCGAGGACCTCGAAACCCAGGAGCAGATTCCCGAGCACACCAGCATCAAGGAGGTCGTCCTGCCGTTCGACCGCCTGCCGAACTCGGACCCGCGTCTGGGCCCCGAGATGAAATCCACGGGTGAGGTCATGGGCACCGCCAGTTCGTTCGGCATGGCCTACTGGAAGTCCCAGCAGGCCGCCTACAACGACGTCGACTCGGGCACCGCCGTGGTACACCTCGACGTGGATGGCTTCGAGGAGTTCTACGACGTCGCCGAGTTCGACGACCTCGAACAGGCGCTCATGGAGGGCAAGGTGAACCTCCTCGTCAGCGACGACCCCGACTCCCTGAAGACCGCGGTCGACGAGGACGTCGCCTACATCTCGACCGAGGCGAGCGCGAAGGCCTACCTCGACGGTCTCGCCGCCAAGGAGGGCGACCTCGAAGTGATGGCGGTCTCGGACCGCCCGCGCACGGTCGCGAAGTGGGGCAACCCCGAGCAGAACTGACCTGACCGCGAACGCCGTCTCCTCCTCTCTCGCCGGGTCGATAGACAGTTTGGCCCGCTACCTACCCGTCTGGCTTCGAAACGACGACATAGCGATGACGGGGAGCGACAGACCGCGCGACCCGGTCGAATCGAACGGTCGAACCAACCGCTACGAGGTGACCGACTGGGAGTCACGGACCCGACTGGACGCCGTCGCCGAGACGGTCCACGGGGGCCTCACTCGCTCCGCACGGTGGGGTGTCATCCTGCTCGCCCTGCTGACGTTCGTCGCCCAGCTCGGGCTGGTCACCTCGGCGCTGTGGTACCGGCCCACGCTCGGCATCCTGACCGTGGCGTCCGTGGTGCCGGCCTTCCTGCTCGCGGGCGCCATCTGGTACGGCAACCCGACGATGCGTGAACCGGTGTGGCCGCTGTCGGTGACGTTCCTGCTGTCGGTGCTGTTCGCGAGTTTCGCGGCCACCCTCAACAGCGCGCTGCAGCCCCTGGTGACGGCCCTGCCGTTCGTCGGCATGGTCGTGTTCTTCTTCCTCGTGGTCGGTCCCATCGAGGAGACGGTGAAGTGGCTCGCGGTGCGCCTGCACGCCTACCGCGGTGACGACTTCGACGCGGTCATCGACGGCGCGGTGTACGGCGCGGTCGCCGGCCTTGGCTTCGCGACCATCGAGAACGCCCTCTACATCTCGAAGGTCCTCTTCGACTCCGGGACTATCGCGCTGAGTGGCGGCTTCGGGCAGATGCTCTCGGTCGCGACCCAGCGCGCCTTCGTCGGCCCGGGTCACGTGCTGTACTCGGCCATCGCGGGCTACTACCTCGGGCTGGCGAAGTTCAACCCGGACGACCGGGGGCCCATCGTGGTCAAGGGGCTGCTCATCGCGGCGGGTATCCACGCGACGTACAACTCGCTGGCGTCGAACCTGCCCTACGACGTCTTCGGGGGCGGCATCGCGTTCGTCGCGTTCGTGCTGCTGTTCGACGGCCTCGTCGGGTACTTCCTCTACCGGAAGCTCTCGCGCTACCGCGCGGCGTACGATGAGGCGGCATCCACAAACGAGAGCGACGCAGTTAGCGCCGACTAACGCGCAATCGAAGCGCGCTTAGACCCTCAAATTTTTTGAGGGTCCCCTTCGTACGACTCCCTGGTGAAAGGATGCAGCGCGCAGAAACCGAGTACAGGCATGAACGTGCATCGCTGTCGACCATCCGAACGCTCGTCGCGGCCGTCTCCCGGTACGACCTGGTGCTCGCGATGATTCCACTCTCGTTCGTCGCCGCGGCCCTCTGGTCCGCCCTCGCTGACGCGTCCTCGACGACCGCCATCGGTATCGCCGGCGTGTGTTGCCTGCTCGCCCTCGTCGACGCGCTGTTCGTGAATCCGCCGGGCCGGGGACGCCGCGGAACCGGCCGATGAGCCGACCGGCAACCGGCGCTGACTTCGCCGCGCAGTCGGGCGGTTCTCCGGGGTGTACTGTCGTGCGCGGAACGGTTAACACACCCCAGTCCGTATCATGGTACAGTGACCCACGATAGCTACCGGCTCCTCGTCGCAGGAGCGAGTGGGGAGACCGGCACCGCCATCCTGGAGTATCTCGCTGACACCGAGTACACGGCCCGCGCGCTGACACGGCACGGTGAGAACGAGTCCATGCTCCGCCGGCACGGCGCCGACGAGGTTGTCGTCGGCAATCTGTTCGACCGAGACGATGCGATGCGTGCCATCGCCGACGTCGACGGCGTCCTCTGTGCGGTCGGCTCGCCCCGAAAACGACTGCTGTTCGGTCGGCCCGTCGACGGCGACGGTGTCCAGAACCTCGTCGACGCGGCCCTGCATGCGGGCGTCTCGTACTTCGTCCTCGAATCCGCCCTCGGTGTCGGCGATTCGAAAGACTGTCTCTCCTGGCCACAGCGCCTGCTTCGCCATCGACTCCTGCGAGCGAAGGGCAAGACCGAGGCGCACCTCCGCGACTCGAACCTCCCCTACACCATCGTTCGGCCCGGCCGCCTGCGCGACGGCGAGATGACACAGCAACTCGTCGTGGCGGAGGGCGGTGCCACGGTCTCGGGGAGCGTCCGGCGGGCGGACGTGGCGTGGCTGATGGTCGCCGCCCTCACCACGCCCGAGGCCAGGAACCGCACCTTCGAGGTCGTCGGCCCGGAGAGCGTCCCGGGTGGCGTCGACGACGCGGTCGACTTCGACTGGCGCGGGCCCGAATCGGGGCTCGTCGCCACCCGCTCGGATTACTCGATTCCCTCCTGATCGATTCCCTCCTGAACCGGTCGTGCCAGCCCGGCTGTACCGAAATCATCCTGTCGTGACGTTCCGCGACATCACTCCTGCTGGGGACTGCTCTCCCCGGGCTGGAACTCTTCGGTGTGGCGCTCGGGGGGGTCCGCGGCCGACTCGGCGGCCTCACCCGCCACCTGCGACTCGGGCACGTCGACCGACTCGGCCGCTTCGAGTTCGACCACGACGACGGTCCCGCGCGGCTCCCGGTGCTCGAACGAGACCTGCCCGCCCGACTTGCGGACGGTCCAGACGACGATCCAGAGGCCGATACCGCTCCCGTGCCGGAGCGGTTGCTCCCGTCCCTCCAGCACCGGCTCGATCTCGGCCTGTGGGATTCCCGGCCCGTCGTCGGCGACGCGCATCGTGACCATCCCGTCGCTCCCGTTCGCCGGTTCGACCGACACCTCGACGCTCGGTTCGTCCCTGTCGTTGTGACGGACCGCGTTGTCGACGAGATACTCGACGACCGACTGGATGGAGAGGAGCGACTGGACCGGGGCCGTCTCGGGCAGGTCGGTCGTGATGGTCGCCTCGGGGTGTGCCTCCCGCATCGCGTCGACCGCGTGTTCGACCGCGGCCACGAGGTCGACCTGATGGACGTCGCCGCCGTCGCGCTCGGCGATGGCCTCTATCTGCTGGGCCTTCCGGGTGTTCTCCTCTAGGCGTTCGGCCGTCTGGATGAGCGCTGTCAGCGCCTGTCGCTCCTCGGGTTCCAGGTCCGCCCGTTCGAGAACCTGCGCGTTCCAGGTGATGGCGCTCAGGTCGTTCCGGAGGTTGTGGCGCAACAGCCGGTGTAACACCAGTATCATCTCGCGCTGTTCGGCGAGCATCTGGTTCGATTCGGCCAGGTCGCTGGCCGCCGCCATCGCATCGGCACTGGCCTGCTCCGCGGCCTCTATCTGGCGTCGAAGCGACCGCTGCATGCTGTCGAACGCGGCGGCGAGTTCGCCGAACTCGTCGGTCCGGTCGGTCGACAGGTCGACCGCCAGGTCACCCGCCTCGAGTCGCTCGGCCTTCTCGGCCAGCTCCCGGAGCGACCGGGCCGTGTTCCGCCCGATGGTGGCCGCGATGGCCAACAGGCCGACCAGCGAGACGATGGTGACGCTCAACACGAGCGTCGTGATCTGCCGGTCGACCCGGTACGCTTCCGACGTCGGCGTGTAGACCAGCACCACCCAGTCGCTGTCCCGAACCGGCGCGTACCCGACCACGTGGCCCGAGGGCAACGCCGGCCCGACCTCGTCCCGGCCGAGGAAGCCGGCGTCGTCTATCGCTCTGTCACGGAGGGGCGCCGGAAGGTCACCGGAGTCGTCCGTCACGAGCGGGTGGGGGACGGCATCGCCGAACCCGTCGTAGAACACCGTCCCGTCGGCGTCGACAAGCTGGACGATCCGCGGCCCGACCTCCTTCTCCGGGCTGGAGGCGAACGACGGGGCGGTCGCCACGAGGACCAGCCACTGGTTCGGCCGCCGCGGCACCGGCGTGATGTAGGCCACGACCGGCTCACCGAGCGACGTGTACACCGACGAGACGTGGACCTGCATGCTGTCCTCGAACGTGAGGTCGGCCTTCGCCCAGGGTGCGCCCTCGTCGGCGAACACCGTGTTCTCGTGAGAGCGCCACGAGTCCGTACTCGCGAGCACCGCCGAGGAGTCCGCCTCGACGACGTGGACCGCCCTGACGGTGTCCGGCAGGAACCACGCCTCGCGCTGCAAGAACAGTTCGACCGCGCGGGGCTCGTCGTGCTGGAGGTCCTGGTACTTCGAGAGCATGCGGACGATGCGGACGTTCCGGTCCTTCCAGTCGCCGACCCGGTCGGCTTCGAGTCGTGCGACCGTCAGCGAGTCGGCCTCGACGGACGCATCCAGCTCCGCGTCCGTCTGGACGTAGGCGTTGACGCCGACGCCAGCGACCACGACGACGACGAGCAACAGCGCGAGCGTGAGCTTTGCGAGGTAGCTCCCCCGAATCGCACCCGGGAGCAGTTGCCCGAGCGAATCTCGCATCGTCACCGCCGGGCCTCCAGGTGTGACACGGCCGGAGATCGGGCGTACTCGGTGGCGCGTGGCGCCGCGGTGTCCGGTCTGGGTGGGGTCACCGGCATCGGCCACAGGTCCCGTGCCGAGGACGCCCGGATCCGGTCACTGGCGGACAGGCCGGTCGCGTCCTCCCACACCTCGTCGTAGGTCTGGATGGCCGGACCCACGTCGCGGACGAACTCCAGTTTCTCCAGGCGGTCGGGTGGCGGGTAGATGTCCGGGTTCTCCAGGATCCAGTCGTCGACGTACGGCCAGGCCGCCTCGTTCGGCGTCGCGTAGAACACGTAGTTCGAGATGCTCGCGTTCACTCGCGGGTCCAGCAGGTAGTCCACGAAGGCGTGGGCCGCGCCCGGGTGCCTGGCGTCGACCGGCATCGCGACCGTGTCGACCCACATGACGCCACCTTCCTCGGGGATGCGGTACTCGATGGGGGAACCCCCGTCGGCGAACAGGTGCCAGTACGCGACGAAGGCGTGGCCCGACCAGGTGTGGATGGGGGACGCCCGCCGGTCGACCAGGTTCGACACCATGTTCGTCGAGTTGTACTCCCGGAGCAGGGGTCGCTGCTCGCGCAGGAGCTCACCGGCCTCGCGTATCTCGCTCTCGCTGGTGGTGTTCAGCGAGTAGCCCAGGCGCTTGAGCGCGACGCCGAGCGTCTGGCGCACGTCGTTCAGCATGGTGATTCGCCCTGCATAGTCCGGGTCCCACAGGACCGCCCAGGAGACCGGGTCGGCGAACGAGGCCAGCTCCCGGTTCCAGCCGACACCCACGGTCCCCCACTGGTACGGGACCGAGTGGCGGCCGGGGCCCGGGTCGTACGGCGGATTGACCTGCCAGCGCGTCTCCAGGTTCGACCAGTTCGGCAGCTTCGCGAGGTCGAAGCTGGCGACCTCACCCCGCTCGGCGAGGCCGGTGACGAAGTAGCCACTCGGGAAGATGAGGTCGTACGGCGCGGTCCCTCGGTCCCGGAGGCCCCGGTACATCTCCTCGTTCGACCCGTAGTAGTCGACCGTGACGTCGACGCCGAACGCCGACTCGAAGGTTCGGACGGTCTCGCGCGGCCAGTAGTTCTTCCACTGGAACACCCGGAGCTCTCCTTCGATGTCGTACGCTGGCGTCGAGAGTCCGAGCTGCGAGCGCAGGACACTGTTCCCGCGGCCGGTCGAGGACTGGAGTGGTCTGGTGCGCCGAACCGGTCGTCCGCCGATGCAGCCCGCGACGAAGCCGCCGCTCGTGGCTGCAAGCCGACGCAGGACTGACCGACGGCTCCTTGGCACCTCCATACTCCTTGCTGTGTGCTAGTAGGGGGGTATACGAGATAAAGAAGCGGCTACAGTGGGCCGAAACGGGTGTATCCAGCAGCCTCGGTCGCTACGATGGCCGTTTTCGCTGCAGCGTGGCCAGTGCCGCCGCCGGGGGACCGCCGTGACTCGGCCAGAATGTCGGCCGGCCGTCGGCAACGCGACGCGCCACACCGGCCTTGTGTACCTCTCGTGTCGGCAGCGTCTCGGCCGGGTTATCTATCGACGTGCCGGTCAGCTCCTCCCAGACGTCCTGATAGGTCTCGATTGTCGGGCCGACGTCCCGGACGAACTCCAGTTTCTCCAGGCAGTCCGCCGACGGGTAGATGTCCGGGTTCTCCAGGATCCAGTCGTCGACGTACGGCCAGGCCGCCTCGTTCGGCGTCGCGTAGAACACGTAGTTCGAGATGGACGCGTTCACCTTCGGGTTCAACAGGTAATCCACGAACGCGTGGGCCGCGTTCGGATGTGCGGCGTCCGACGGTATCGCGGCCGAATCGACCCACATGACCCCACCGTCGTCGGGGATGCGGTACTCGATGGGCGACATCCCGTTCTGGAACAGGTGCCAGTAGGCGATGAACGCCTCACCGGACCAGGTGTGGATGGGGGACGCCCGCCGGTCGACCAGGTTCGACACCATGTTCGTGGAGTCGTAGCCCCGGACCAGCGGCCGCTGCTCGCGCAGGAGCTCACCGGCCTCACGTATCTCGCTCTCGCTGGTGGTGTTCAGCGAGTAGCCCAGGCGCTTGAGCGCGACGCCGATGGTCTCTCGCACGTCGTTCAACATGGTGATACGACCGGCGTGGTCCTGGTCCCAGAGCACCTCCCAGGACACCGGACTGGGGAGGGTCGCCAGCTCCCGGTTCCAGCCGATTCCCGTCGTCCCCCACTGGAACGGAACCGAGTGACGGCCGGGACCGGGGTCGTACGGCTGGTCGAGCTGCCAGCGTCTCTCCAGGTTCGACCAGTTCGAGAGCTTCTCGAGGTCGAACGGGACGATACGACCCGCTCCCACGAGGACGGTGACGAAGTAGCCACTCGGGAACACGAGGTCGTACGCCGGTGTCGACGGGTCGTGCAGGCCCCGGTACATCTCCTCGTTCGAATCGTAGTAGTCGACCGTGACGTCGACACCGAACGCCTGCTCGAAGTGGCGAATCGTCTCGCGGGGCCAGTAGTCACGCCACTGGAACACCCGGAGGTGGTCCTCGATTTCGTAGGGAGGCAACGAGAGCCCGAGCTCCGCGCGCAACACGCTGTTCCCGCGTCTCACGGGTGGCGTCGTCGTCGGTTGGCGCTGGGTGGTCTCGCCGAAGCAGCCGGCGGCGACGGCGCTGCTCGCGGCAGCGAGTCCGCACAGGACAGACCGGCGGCTTCTGGACTCCTTCATAACCCCCCTGTACTGGCTAGTACGCGGGTTCGAGAGATAAAGAGACGGCCGGCGTGGCAGTCGTCGGGCGGACGCTCAGTCGTCGGCGACGACCATTCGACGGTCGCCTGATGTGTCGACCATGCCGAGCACGTCGTCGAAGAAGTCGAGGGAGTCGTTCGGGCCGGGGTTGGCCTCGGGGTGGTACTGGCGCGTGATGATGTTCAGCTCCTCGCTGTCGAGGCCCTCGGGCGTGTCGTCGTTGACGTTGCGCTGGGTGACGGTGAGCTTCTCGCCGGGGTCGGCGACGGTGTAGCCGTGGTTCTGGGTGGTCATGACGACGCGACCGGATTCCTCGTCGATGACGGGCTGGTTGACGCCGCGGTGGCCGAAGTCCATCTTCTCGGTGGTGCCACCGAGCGCGCGAGCGACGATCTGCTGACCGAGGCAGATGCCGGCGATGGGGAGTTCGCCGGTGAACTCCTCGACGAGCGAGACGGCGGCTTCGAAATTCGCAGGGTCGCCGGGACCGTTCGAGATGAACAGGATGTCCGGGTCGAGCGCGGTGACCTCCTCGGCCGTCGTGTCGTAGGGCAGGACGTGGACGGTCGCGCCGCGCTCCGTGAGCGAGTCGATGATGGACTTCTTGGCACCGCAGTCGACGAGTGCGACGGTCGCGCCGTCGCCGGTCTGGTTGTAGACCTCGGGTTCCGAGACCGAGACCTGCGCGCCGATGTCGGTGTGCTCGCTCATCGTCTTGCACTGTTCGAGCTCGGCGAGCGCGTCCTCGGGGGTCACGTCGTCGCCCACCGCGATACCGCACTTCATCGCGCCGCTCTCGCGGATGTCGGTGACGAGGTCGCGGGTGTCGAGGTGGTCGACGGCCGGCACGCCCTCGGCGGTCAGCCAGTCGGCCACGTCGTCGGTGAGTTCACGAGCGACGACCGCGCGCGGGTGGACGCGGTCGGACTCGAAGCGTTCGGGTCGGACGCCGTAGTTTCCAATCAGGGGATACGCGAAGGTGAGGATCTGCTCCTCGTAGGATGGGTCGGTGAGACTCTCTTCGTATCCTGTGTATGCTGTTGTGAAAACCAGTTCGCCACGGGCTGTCCCCGGAGCACGACCACGCGCCTCGACGACGTGGCCACCCTCCAGCGCTACGTAGGCGTCCGTCATTACGAGATACGTATTGTCCAACCCAAATAAGTCTTGCTTTCGAAATCTCGTTACGAATTTCGTAACAGCCAAGTCTCGCGGTCCAGTACTATTCGACCTCCATGGACGAACTCGACCGCCAGATACTGAACATCCTCCGACGGGACGCCCGGACACCCTACACGGAAATCGCCGACCGCGTCGGGACGAGCGAGGGCACCGTCCGCAACCGCGTCGAACGGATGACCGAACAGAACGTCATCGAGCGCTTCACCGTCGCGACGCGCACCGGGAACGTCAAGGCGATGATTGAGGTAGGTGTTGCGGTGGACGTCGACACGACCGACATCTCCGACCGGATGGCCGAGTGGGAGGAGGTCGACTTCGTCTGGCAGGTCTCCGGCGAGGAGGACGTGGTCCTGGTCGTGGACTGCGCCGACACCCAGGGCGTGAACAAACTCATCACGCAGGCGCGCGAGCTGGAGGAGGTCGTCTCCACGAAGACCCGGCTCATCCTCGATGAGCGTCTGGGTTGAGCCCGAAACGACAGTGTTAGTGCGAGACTACTCTCCGGTAATGGGCGATTAGAACCCGGTGCAGTCGTGCGGTTTCGTCTGCATACCAGGGCCACAAAAGCTTTGTACCACTGCCGAACTGGTTAGAAACCAATAAATAACTATATCTGATAACCAAAAGAAGCATCAGTCGGTTCACATGGCCACCCCGAGCAAGCGATTCGGCGACGACGAAGTCACGCTAGAGGCCAGCGTCGATACCGGCGCGGCCTTCGTGATGCTGATGCTGGCGCAGATGGTGCTGTTGTTCACGTTCTGGATCACGCTCTGGCCCGCAGCCTTCGGGATTCCACAGGACGTACGGCTGATGTCCGCCATCGGTGGGTTCTTCACCGGTGCCGCGGTGCTCGGCCTCTACGGGGGCATCAAGACCCTCATGCGGCAGACCGTCGAAACCGGCGCGTAAGCGAGCAGTACTGGCACACGAACGAAACGGGGTTGGGTGGCCACACAGGGGAAGAGACGCGTTCGCAGTTGGATTGACGGCACACGCCGTCGACGGGGCGGACTGAACCCGCCGACCGGCCTGTCCGGGACGACACACACGACTGGCAATCGACTGGCAGCCGACCAGACTACGACTGGCAACTCGACTGGTACACGGCACATCGCGTCGTCCCCCGGTCGGCGTCTCTCATAGATTCGCGAGTGACGACGCCGTCACGCCTGCTCGTTCTTCGGCGGTTCGAGGTGGCCTTTTCGTCGGTGAACCGTCGTGTAGAGTCGGTTCAGCACGCGGTCGACCGGTCCCGTACTGGTTCGGACCTCGACCCGT from Haloarchaeobius sp. HME9146 harbors:
- a CDS encoding PrsW family intramembrane metalloprotease — its product is MTGSDRPRDPVESNGRTNRYEVTDWESRTRLDAVAETVHGGLTRSARWGVILLALLTFVAQLGLVTSALWYRPTLGILTVASVVPAFLLAGAIWYGNPTMREPVWPLSVTFLLSVLFASFAATLNSALQPLVTALPFVGMVVFFFLVVGPIEETVKWLAVRLHAYRGDDFDAVIDGAVYGAVAGLGFATIENALYISKVLFDSGTIALSGGFGQMLSVATQRAFVGPGHVLYSAIAGYYLGLAKFNPDDRGPIVVKGLLIAAGIHATYNSLASNLPYDVFGGGIAFVAFVLLFDGLVGYFLYRKLSRYRAAYDEAASTNESDAVSAD
- a CDS encoding spermidine/putrescine ABC transporter substrate-binding protein translates to MKESRSRRSVLCGLAAASSAVAAGCFGETTQRQPTTTPPVRRGNSVLRAELGLSLPPYEIEDHLRVFQWRDYWPRETIRHFEQAFGVDVTVDYYDSNEEMYRGLHDPSTPAYDLVFPSGYFVTVLVGAGRIVPFDLEKLSNWSNLERRWQLDQPYDPGPGRHSVPFQWGTTGIGWNRELATLPSPVSWEVLWDQDHAGRITMLNDVRETIGVALKRLGYSLNTTSESEIREAGELLREQRPLVRGYDSTNMVSNLVDRRASPIHTWSGEAFIAYWHLFQNGMSPIEYRIPDDGGVMWVDSAAIPSDAAHPNAAHAFVDYLLNPKVNASISNYVFYATPNEAAWPYVDDWILENPDIYPSADCLEKLEFVRDVGPTIETYQDVWEELTGTSIDNPAETLPTREVHKAGVARRVADGRPTFWPSHGGPPAAALATLQRKRPS
- the carA gene encoding glutamine-hydrolyzing carbamoyl-phosphate synthase small subunit, with product MTDAYVALEGGHVVEARGRAPGTARGELVFTTAYTGYEESLTDPSYEEQILTFAYPLIGNYGVRPERFESDRVHPRAVVARELTDDVADWLTAEGVPAVDHLDTRDLVTDIRESGAMKCGIAVGDDVTPEDALAELEQCKTMSEHTDIGAQVSVSEPEVYNQTGDGATVALVDCGAKKSIIDSLTERGATVHVLPYDTTAEEVTALDPDILFISNGPGDPANFEAAVSLVEEFTGELPIAGICLGQQIVARALGGTTEKMDFGHRGVNQPVIDEESGRVVMTTQNHGYTVADPGEKLTVTQRNVNDDTPEGLDSEELNIITRQYHPEANPGPNDSLDFFDDVLGMVDTSGDRRMVVADD
- a CDS encoding spermidine/putrescine ABC transporter substrate-binding protein; translation: MEVPRSRRSVLRRLAATSGGFVAGCIGGRPVRRTRPLQSSTGRGNSVLRSQLGLSTPAYDIEGELRVFQWKNYWPRETVRTFESAFGVDVTVDYYGSNEEMYRGLRDRGTAPYDLIFPSGYFVTGLAERGEVASFDLAKLPNWSNLETRWQVNPPYDPGPGRHSVPYQWGTVGVGWNRELASFADPVSWAVLWDPDYAGRITMLNDVRQTLGVALKRLGYSLNTTSESEIREAGELLREQRPLLREYNSTNMVSNLVDRRASPIHTWSGHAFVAYWHLFADGGSPIEYRIPEEGGVMWVDTVAMPVDARHPGAAHAFVDYLLDPRVNASISNYVFYATPNEAAWPYVDDWILENPDIYPPPDRLEKLEFVRDVGPAIQTYDEVWEDATGLSASDRIRASSARDLWPMPVTPPRPDTAAPRATEYARSPAVSHLEARR
- a CDS encoding Lrp/AsnC family transcriptional regulator, which gives rise to MDELDRQILNILRRDARTPYTEIADRVGTSEGTVRNRVERMTEQNVIERFTVATRTGNVKAMIEVGVAVDVDTTDISDRMAEWEEVDFVWQVSGEEDVVLVVDCADTQGVNKLITQARELEEVVSTKTRLILDERLG
- a CDS encoding sensor histidine kinase, producing the protein MRDSLGQLLPGAIRGSYLAKLTLALLLVVVVVAGVGVNAYVQTDAELDASVEADSLTVARLEADRVGDWKDRNVRIVRMLSKYQDLQHDEPRAVELFLQREAWFLPDTVRAVHVVEADSSAVLASTDSWRSHENTVFADEGAPWAKADLTFEDSMQVHVSSVYTSLGEPVVAYITPVPRRPNQWLVLVATAPSFASSPEKEVGPRIVQLVDADGTVFYDGFGDAVPHPLVTDDSGDLPAPLRDRAIDDAGFLGRDEVGPALPSGHVVGYAPVRDSDWVVLVYTPTSEAYRVDRQITTLVLSVTIVSLVGLLAIAATIGRNTARSLRELAEKAERLEAGDLAVDLSTDRTDEFGELAAAFDSMQRSLRRQIEAAEQASADAMAAASDLAESNQMLAEQREMILVLHRLLRHNLRNDLSAITWNAQVLERADLEPEERQALTALIQTAERLEENTRKAQQIEAIAERDGGDVHQVDLVAAVEHAVDAMREAHPEATITTDLPETAPVQSLLSIQSVVEYLVDNAVRHNDRDEPSVEVSVEPANGSDGMVTMRVADDGPGIPQAEIEPVLEGREQPLRHGSGIGLWIVVWTVRKSGGQVSFEHREPRGTVVVVELEAAESVDVPESQVAGEAAESAADPPERHTEEFQPGESSPQQE
- a CDS encoding SDR family oxidoreductase; amino-acid sequence: MTHDSYRLLVAGASGETGTAILEYLADTEYTARALTRHGENESMLRRHGADEVVVGNLFDRDDAMRAIADVDGVLCAVGSPRKRLLFGRPVDGDGVQNLVDAALHAGVSYFVLESALGVGDSKDCLSWPQRLLRHRLLRAKGKTEAHLRDSNLPYTIVRPGRLRDGEMTQQLVVAEGGATVSGSVRRADVAWLMVAALTTPEARNRTFEVVGPESVPGGVDDAVDFDWRGPESGLVATRSDYSIPS